The DNA segment AGACCTTCCGCGAGGGCGACCGGGTCGGCATCCCGTTCAACGTCGCGTGCGGCCACTGCGAGCACTGTTGGGACGGCGAGTCGCAGGTCTGTGCGAACGGACTCAGTCTCGGGTTCAGCCCCGACCTGCCGGGTGCGTTCGCCTCCGAGTTCGCGATTCCCCACGCCGATTTCAACGCCACGCACCTCCCCGAGTCGATGAGCGCCGTTGAGATGGCCGGCCTTGGGTGTCGGTTCGCGACGTCGTTCCACGCGCTGGCGCACAAGGCCAACGTCTCAGCCGGTGATTGGCTCGCCGTCCACGGTTGCGGTGGCGTCGGCCTCTCCGCAGTCCACGTCGCCGACGCGCTCGGCGCGAACGTCGTCGCGGTCGACCTCAGCGACGACTCCCTGGAGATGGCCGCCGCGGTCGGCGCGACCGCCACAGTCGACGCCGAAACGACGGACGTTCCGGCGGAGATCCAGTCCATCACGGACGGCGGCGCGGACGTCTCGGTCGACGCGCTCGGTATCGCCGAAACGTGCCGGAACTCGGTGGCCTGTCTCGGAACGCAAGGCCAGCACGTCCAGGTCGGGATGACGACGGACGAGGAGGCGGGCGAGATTTCGCTGCCCGTCGACGGGATGATCAACGACGAAATCGAGTTCGTCGGGGCGAAGGGGATGCCGCCGAACCGCTACGACGAACTGCTGGGGATGATCGCGACGGGGAAACTCTCCCCGGAGAAACTGATCACCGAGCGCGTGGCCCTCGAAGACGTCTCGGAGCGGTTGGCGGCGATGGACAACTTCGGCACCGTCGGCATCGAAGTCGTCACGTCGTTCTGAGAGACTGCCGGATGCGTTCCGGGTTTTCGATGGTGTCTGTCGACCCCGTTTTTCGTTCACTCCGACCGGTCGAGGTCGTGAATCAGGTCCCAGTTGAGTTCGACCCCGAGACCCGGTCCCGAAGGCGGTTCGACCGCACCGTCCTCGGCGACGATGGGGTCTTTCAGGAGGAAGTCCCGCGACTCGGGCGTCCAGC comes from the Halorussus vallis genome and includes:
- a CDS encoding zinc-dependent alcohol dehydrogenase family protein yields the protein MSRAAVLTEYGEPLSIKNRDAPEVTPDGVVVETEACGICRSDWHGWRGHWPGTPPEGHVLGHEPAGTVVAVGEEVETFREGDRVGIPFNVACGHCEHCWDGESQVCANGLSLGFSPDLPGAFASEFAIPHADFNATHLPESMSAVEMAGLGCRFATSFHALAHKANVSAGDWLAVHGCGGVGLSAVHVADALGANVVAVDLSDDSLEMAAAVGATATVDAETTDVPAEIQSITDGGADVSVDALGIAETCRNSVACLGTQGQHVQVGMTTDEEAGEISLPVDGMINDEIEFVGAKGMPPNRYDELLGMIATGKLSPEKLITERVALEDVSERLAAMDNFGTVGIEVVTSF